From the genome of Alosa sapidissima isolate fAloSap1 chromosome 14, fAloSap1.pri, whole genome shotgun sequence, one region includes:
- the mc1r gene encoding melanocyte-stimulating hormone receptor, producing the protein MNLSTHHHLTMKHFDHSPLPAYSEENITQNISVTDYNNDTECANIMIPQELFLTLGLVSLVENILVVIAIIKNRNLHSPMYYFICCLAVSDMLVSVSNVVETVFMLLNDNGLLMMMPSMMKHLDNVIDIMICSSVVSSLSFLSTIAADRYITIFYALRYHSIMTTQRAVAIIVVVWSASITASTIFIFYYTNNAVIICLVTFFFITLVFTAVLYLHMFILAHVLSRRIMAFHKSRRQATSMKGAITLTILLGVFIICWGPFFLHLILILTCPKNPHCKCFFSHFNLFLILIICNSLIDPLIYAYRSQELRKTLKELICCSWCFVM; encoded by the coding sequence ATGAACCTGAGTACGCACCATCACCTTACCATGAAACACTTCGACCACAGCCCGCTGCCGGCTTACAGCGAGGAGAACATAACTCAGAATATCTCTGTTACTGACTACAACAATGATACGGAATGCGCCAACATTATGATACCCCAGGAACTGTTCTTGACACTAGGCTTGGTAAGTTTGGTGGAGAACATCCTGGTCGTCATTGCCATCATCAAAAACAGGAACTTACATTCTCCAATGTACTACTTCATCTGCTGCCTTGCCGTCTCAGACATGCTGGTTAGTGTCAGCAATGTGGTGGAGACTGTGTTCATGCTGCTTAACGACAACGGACTGCTCATGATGATGCCAAGCATGATGAAACACCTGGACAATGTTATAGACATCATGATCTGTAGCTCAGTGGTGTCTTCGCTGTCTTTCCTCAGCACCATCGCCGCTGACCGCTACATCACCATATTTTACGCGCTGCGCTACCACAGTATCATGACGACCCAGCGCGCCGTCGCCATCATTGTCGTTGTGTGGTCGGCTAGCATCACAGCCAGCACCATCTTCATTTTCTACTACACCAACAACGCGGTCATCATCTGCCTGGTCACTTTCTTCTTCATCACTCTGGTCTTCACGGCGGTGCTTTACCTGCACATGTTCATCCTAGCGCATGTGCTCTCCAGGCGCATCATGGCTTTCCACAAGAGTCGCCGTCAAGCAACAAGTATGAAGGGCGCGATCACTTTGACTATCTTGCTGGGGGTCTTCATCATTTGCTGGGGTCCCTTTTTCCTTCATCTCATCTTGATACTGACGTGCCCCAAAAACCCGCACTGCAAGTGTttcttcagccatttcaacCTTTTCCTGATTCTCATCATTTGTAACTCTCTCATAGATCCACTGATTTACGCATACCGTAGCCAAGAGCTGCGTAAAACGTTGAAGGAACTCATCTGCTGTTCTTGGTGTTTTGTGATGTAG
- the tcf25 gene encoding transcription factor 25 translates to MSTRALRRLKGKQRGQEELSIEDLKLNEAQTADLPKEEEEEEDEQCEAVLQPAKKNNRKAKKNKAQKNISNIYELIGDADNEVEKGLTDEDSGVKQQVDPEVSRDEMDVDDRDKQLTENNNGEVTKKKKKKKKKKKGPTAEPQEVGAGDDIDAILETIEKTNGLSHQNDDGLTFDSRPVLYVEHRNLNPETELKRYFGARAVLGDQRPRQRQRQFHRSTWMTFPKDTWPRFSKPGICMSLLESRNGLQYFTFEHNRDYQQVQFKFLDAVESMDPNNIVVLLQLNPYHIDSLLQLSDVCRIQEDQEMARDLIERALYSFECAFHPVFSLTSGTSRLDYLRPENRAFYLAVYKHMMFLEKRGCPRTALEYCKLILSLDPDNDPLCMLLLVDFLCLRCREYSPLIRLYEEWEVHRNLSQLPNFAFSVALSYFQLSLQEDCPTDESLKLRQKSDKLLQGALIMFPGALMPLLDLLSVQPDSAVSSHAFFGPQSQMGQSPALAQLVALYVGRNHTLWKEAAVLLWLEGNVGEVLRRVDTQDPQVEDCLNKRKSRYQSAPRNIHRHVILSEIKEATSTLPLEVTTQPVMGFDPLPPLDSVASYNRPERQNGGASNESTLSLFFRSLLPNFNLQGGIRPEDNQEVARAGRELNQEVNRLMVAMRDMLANIQFQEPPREDNPDRDEEEWD, encoded by the exons ATGTCGACTCGTGCTTTGCGGAGACTCAAAGGCAAACAGAGGGGACAGGAGGAACTGAGCATCGAAGATCTTAAATTGAACGAAGCACAAACAGCGGATTTgccaaaggaggaggaggaggaggaggatgagcaaTGTGAAGCTGTCTTGCAGCCTGCTAAGAAGAACAACCGGAAAGCTAAGAAAAACAAAGCTCAGAAAAACATCAGTAATATTTATGAGCTG ATTGGAGATGCTGACAACGAGGTGGAAAAAGGTCTGACCGATGAGGACAGTGGGGTCAAACAACAAGTAGACCCAGAAGTGTCTAGAGATGAAATGGATGTGGATGACAGAGATAAACAACTCACAGAA AACAACAATGGTGAGGTgaccaaaaagaaaaagaagaagaaaaagaagaagaagggcCCGACTGCAGAGCCTCAG GAGGTTGGAGCCGGAGATGATATCGATGCAATCCTGGAAACCATTGAGAAGACGAATGGGCTCTCCCATCAGAATGATGACGGGCTCACGTTCGACAGTAGGCCCGTGCTGTATGTGGAGCACAG AAATCTGAATCCTGAAACAGAGCTGAAAAGGTATTTTGGAGCCAGAGCTGTTCTCGGAGACCAAAG GCCCAGGCAAAGGCAGAGGCAGTTTCACAGGAGCACCTGGATGACGTTCCCCAAAGACACCTGGCCCCGCTTCAGCAAACCAG GAATTTGTATGTCTCTTCTAGAGAGCAGAAATGGCCTACAGTACTTCACATTTGAGCACAATCGAGACTATCAGCAGGTTCAGTTCAAATTCCTGGATGCTGTTGAGTCCATGGATCCTAACAACATAGTG gtcctgctgcagctcaaccctTACCACATCGACTCCCTGCTGCAGCTGTCTGATGTCTGCCGCATCCAGGAGGACCAGGAGATGGCCAGGGATCTGATTG aacggGCCCTCTACAGCTTTGAGTGTGCTTTCCATCCTGTCTTCAGTCTTACATCAGGAACCAGTCGCCTTGACTACCTGAGACCAGAGAATAG GGCGTTCTACTTGGCTGTGTATAAGCACATGATGTTCTTGGAGAAGAGAGGCTGCCCCAGAACCGCTCTGGAGTACTGCAAACTCATCCTGAG TCTGGACCCTGATAACGACCCTCTCTgcatgctgctgctggtggactTCCTTTGCCTGCGCTGCCGAGAGTACAGCCCCCTCATCCGGCTCTACGAAGAGTGGGAG GTCCACAGGAACCTGTCCCAGCTGCCCAACTTTGCCTTCTCAGTGGCACTCAGCTACTTCCAGCTCAGCCTGCAGGAGGACTGCCCCACAGACGAGAGCCTGAAACTCCGGCAGAAGAGTGACAAGCTACTGCAGGGCGCTCTTATTATGTTCCCAGGAG CACTGATGCCTCTTCTGGACTTGCTGTCAGTACAGCCAGACTCTGCAGTCTCCTCACATGCATTCTTTGGCCCTCAGAGTCAGATGGG tcagtcCCCGGCGCTGGCTCAGCTCGTGGCCCTGTATGTTGGCCGTAATCACACGCTGTGGAAGGAGGCAGCCGTGCTGCTCTGGCTGGAGGGCAACGTGGGGGAAGTACTCCGCAGGGTGGACACCCAGGACCCCCAGGTGGAAGACTGCCTCAACAA GAGAAAGTCAAGGTACCAAAGTGCCCCGAGAAACATTCATCGGCACGTTATATTGTCTGAGATCAAGGAGGCTACATCCACTCTGCCTCTG GAAGTGACCACACAACCGGTGATGGGCTTTGACCCTCTGCCTCCTCTGGATTCGGTGGCGTCGTACAATCGACCTGAGAG ACAAAATGGTGGAGCTTCAAATGAAAGCACCCTGTCACTCTTCTTTCGTTCTCTACTGCCAAACTTCAACCTACAG GGTGGGATAAGACCTGAAGACAACCAGGAAGTGGCGCGTGCAGGTAGAGAGCTAAACCAGGAAGTGAACCGTCTAATGGTGGCAATGAGGGACATGCTGGCCAACATTCAGTTTCAGGAGCCACCCAGAGAAGACAACCCAGACCGAGACGAGGAGGAGTGGGACTAA
- the LOC121682397 gene encoding complement C1q-like protein 2, with amino-acid sequence MMMKISLSALLLLLLCSLCGAHSLAEGGDVQESSSLQQDGVAVEGNMKYVDNSCQLFIGLRDEVRELRETVSTLRSQLQEQKREEQVAFGTSLGPYGQQGPYNTEITLVYKDVFVNAGNAYNPTTGIFTAPVRGVYYFSFSGHHSSSRSMGLRLFKNGQQMVTVYNHAAGNRYETATNGMTLQLETGDHVDMRLMANTWLFDNENDHSTFIGHLLFPL; translated from the exons ATGATGATGAAGATTTCTCTGTctgcgctgctgctgctgctgctctgctctctgtgtGGGGCACACAGCCTGGCTGAGGGTGGAGATGTGCAGGAGTCCAGCAGCCTGCAGCAGGATGGTGTAGCAGTAGAGGGAAACATGAAATATGTCGACAACTCCTGCCAACTATTCATCGGTCTGAGGGATGAAGTCCGTGAACTGAGAGAGACTGTGTCCACCCTCCGGAGCCAACTacaagagcaaaagagagaag AACAAGTAGCGTTTGGTACCTCACTGGGTCCTTATGGACAACAGGGTCCATATAACACTGAGATTACTCTGGTTTATAAGGATGTGTTTGTCAACGCTGGGAATGCGTACAACCCAACAACAG GTATCTTCACTGCACCAGTGAGAGGTGTCTACTACTTCAGCTTCTCTGGTCACCATAGCTCATCCAGATCCATGGGTCTCAGACTATTCAAGAATGGCCAGCAAATGGTGACGGTGTACAACCATGCTGCAGGTAACCGCTATGAGACTGCAACAAATGGAATGACCCTACAGCTAGAGACGGGCGACCATGTGGATATGCGGCTTATGGCAAACACATGGCTTTTTGATAATGAAAATGACCACAGCACTTTCATTGGCCATTTGCTGTTTCCACTGTAA